In Scomber japonicus isolate fScoJap1 chromosome 3, fScoJap1.pri, whole genome shotgun sequence, the genomic window GGGATTTATCAACTGATGCTACCGACTGTTGTCAAGAGGCACCAATGGGCTataaattgaaaataagatGATTTTCCAGCTCTATGGTCTAATcctgtgtgtttgatgtgtagTAGGTGTTGAGAAACTTGAGGATTTTTACttaagtttttaataaaagggGAGTGGGTCACTGTGTGTTGGTATGAGTCACCACTGGATTGGTTATGGAAATTACCAGCTTGCTCAGAGGAGTGTGTGACTCCCGCTGAGGCTGGTGCCGCTGCAGAAACAGTCTATTAGTACAGCTTGGTGTGAATCAACTCAGCCACCCAAGCAGAATACTAATTATAGCGAGGCGATGGATATGCCACATATGTCTTTCATCAATGTAATCCTctgtttttcctgtttcctgcagtGAGCACAGCCCCAGCACCCAAACCAGTAAGTTATGTTTTTTATCAATATGAGGACTTTGTGTAAAATACATTTCGAATCAAgtcagtatttaaaaaaaaaaaaaaaaaaaaaaaaaaaacttctctcctcttgttccctttcccaagatggccaaaatgtcaaagaacaaaaagaagaagatgaagaaaaaacagaaaaagcaagCAGAGATGCTGGAGAAGAGGATccaggagatggagggaggagcaACACccgaaggaggagaggaagaagaggatgaggagacaACAGAGACCACAGAAGACACAACCTCTTCAACTACCCTCTCCATGTCTGCCACACTGCAGGACATCGTTAACCATACTATCACAGGTCATTGATTGGATTAGATTGAATTTAGGCTTTGATTGAATTTGAGGATTAAGAATATTAAGGAATAATAGATCATATCTGGTATAAGCactaatcaataatcattaaGTCTATCTTGATCTAAGAATGAAATTGAGTTGAATAATTCACTAtgctcctctgtgctgtagactcGACTGCAGACGAGCAGTCCCAGCAGACGTCTGAAAGAAGTGAACAGAGAGAGATTGCAGCCGAGGAAGAGAACAGAATGGAAGTGAACTGCAACGGCCACGCCTCCATGCCGGAGAGCGAGGCCAGCCCGGAGGACAAGGTGCACAGGACCAAGAAGTCCACAGAGGAGCTTGAGGACCAACAGAACGCGAACCAACCGGAAACCAAGACCGAGGCAGACGACACATTACCCAGTAAAGAAGACCACCAGGCCTGTAACGGTTCGTCCGAGGACCCCGATCTCAAAACACAGCAGCTCCCAGATACTCTCAGCCCAGACTCTGTCACTGTAGAGATAAAGGAGGGAGACAAGGctgagaagaaggaggaggagatggacaCTCAAggggaaaacaaaagaaaggatgatgaggaagaagatggCCAAAATGGTTGGTTAaattttttggggggattttGGGGGATTTTGGATTTCCTATGCATGATTTTCTACATATTTCCTCATTGTTCAACatgatgtatttgttttgtcAGAACTTCTCTACAATTTCATCAGAAATAATTCTCTGGTTTTGAATAATGCTTATTCACACATTATATGTTGTCTTGTTTTAACATGTAGCCATCCCAGGAATGCAGTATAACAGATAACGACACATTGTAACATTTAATACATCCAAATGACTTTTTCACACTTTGCACTGAATTGTGCAATTGGTTGTCATCACACCTCTGGAAGGATTCGATATTATATTCAACAACATGAGTATATTAAAAGCATACAATAGCACATACATATAATGCAGTGTAAATCACAGTATGCATTAATTCAATATGCCTTacaatgaggaaaaaataaacagtataTCCTCAGCTGTAGTGTCCCACCAAACAGTTTATAGAAGGAGATGGAGGTGAGCAGGCTGCATTAGAAAACAAAGATTGTTAGTAAAAGCTAATACATGTATTGTTTTCACTAATCAATTACTTGGTGCtctttgtttatatttatgatCCACAAAATGCCTGCCCCCAAGATGGGATTTCTtatttttgcctgtttttttgttaactaagcagaacaacacaaaacaatgtcaGTGAGGCCTTATTCAAGCCAAATCAGGCAATGCAGTGAAAACACCCTCCCCCATACATCTGAATAGGAGTAGAGCGTTTTGACTGCAGGTGTTTTGGCCACAGCAGTGCTGCACCAGCCTGTAGCTGTAAAGTTGAGTTTTTTGAAGGCTGTGGTGGCCAATCACAGCTGGAGATCAGACTAATGAGAGAGTACAAAGGCATTAGGGGAGGGGAGgacatttctctttctttgacAACTTTAGTTAGACTTCACTGTCAACTCTctgactcatttttaaaaaagaaaagagagagcagCTGTGGTCAAGCGAATTAGAGAGGGAGGTGCTGGCAGCGAGAAAGCcagtgaatcagatcaataaaatgttattttctgattgtttcacagcggttacatTCTAGAGCACAAATAAACACgcccacacctccacacacctccactcaaccctgcagcagTCTGACGCACTGCCTGATTTGGTCTAAATACAGCCTAActcagacaaacaaacaaaagtagCTCCCCTAAcaggaatggaaaaaaataaaaacaatttgttTCTAacattctctcttcttttctaccacatcctcttctgtctctttaacaGGAGCATCAGGCAATTTGTTGGTAAACCCCCTGGAACCTATTAATGCTGACAAGCTGCAGGTTAAGATTGCTGACTTAGGCAACGCTTGCTGGGTGGTGAGTACAAATATAccattgcactttttttttcttttttttaatctggacGCTTATCAGTAACTTGAAAGCTTTATCTACTGTAAAGTTTCCCTGTGCTTTAAATATGACCCATTTGAATGTCAAAAACAACTCATAAATTGGCActgctcctccttcctccaaCAGAATAAACATTTCACGGATGACATCCAGACACGGCAGTATCGTTCACTCGAGGTTCTTATAGGATCCGGTTACAGCACACCAGCAGACATCTGGAGCACAGCCTGTAtggtaaacaaacacaaacaaacaaacacctgcacaactgtaaggaacctgctggAAAGACAGACTGGAGTGATTTGAACTATTAAAGGGACCCTGTGGACTAATCAGACTGTTACACTATGTTCACCTCACACCAAATATAATGCGTATATCCTGCAGAGCTTTGACTGCCACCGACTGAGTTTTACTTGAAGTTTGACCGAGACAGGAATCTTTGAATTTATTAGAACCTGATTGTAGTTCAGGAGCTGGAATACTTTAGCTTAACAAcagcctgaacacacacacacacacacacacacacacacacacacacacacacacacacacacacaaagaagaaatgagAACAGCACCTTGATCTAGTGACGTCACAGCCCTTGGTCATGACTGCCCCCTAATATTTCATCTATGGCTTTCTTAACATTGTCAACTGACCACCTGAGAATCGTCATACCGTAAGGTCTGAATGCAAATGCTCTCCCCTCCtgcctttttgtttctttgctgatCACTGCCTTGgttttactgtataaaatgcCTCCATTTCATTTGTCAGTCCACTGTCTCAGACCCACTCTGTGTCAATGTGCTCACCAATATCCCAGGATATCAATAAACATCCAACACCACAGCAAACTTTGAACAAGCCCTTGAGTATGAATCTGACTGAATCTAAAACCCTCTTAAAGGATTTTGAAGAATCATGACaagacacaccaacacacatactTTAAAACCATACTTAGGTTTATTCAAATACTACTCCGGGTGTACCTGTTGTTgagttcatgtgtgttttttttcctcaggcATTTGAACTTGCTACTGGAGACTATTTATTTGAACCCCACTCCGGAGAAGACTACTCCAGAGATGAAGGTTAGTGTTTACAAAATATAAGATATCAAGCTCTAATACAGGATTATTCCTACTGACTACAAATGCTCAAAGGATTGTTAATGACAGATTCATTTGAGGCATTATAGGCTCAAAAATCTACAGACAgaagactaaatatttttgacATGTGCGGCCGATTTACATTAGTCAAAAAAGACTGAATTCTCTCATTATCCTCTCTGCGTTGGTCTTATCTCCCTGTAGATCACATAGCGCTGATCATCGAGCTGCTGGGAAAGGTTCCTCGGAAGCTGATCTTGGCAGGCAAATACTCCAAGGAGTTTTTCACCAAGAAAGGTAAACACACCAGCCCCGCCACCAGCCATCTGCTGTCGCTACATCCAGAGTGTCCTTAAAATAAACTCACGTATTCAGTGCAAAAGTTACTATTTCAGAGCGAACACCTGACAGCTCAAGGGAACAACCATCTGCTCTGTTTGAGGACAGAACATGCAAATGAAATCCAGTTCAGCTATTTTTAAGCCCAAAGCTCAAACACTGTATATAATTCCCTAACATTCATTGCTGtaagtatttaaatgtattttaaatgccTTTCGTCCCAGGTGACCTGCGTCATATCACTAAGCTGAAGCCGTGGGGTCTGTTCGACGTGTTGGTAGAAAAGTATGAGTGGTCCAAAGACGAGGCCTACACCTTCAGCAGCTTCCTGCTGCCCATGCTGGACCTGGTACCTGAAAGGAGAGCCACAGCAGCCCAGTGCCTCTCCCATCCGTGGCTCGCATCATAGAGGCCACCCACATGCACCCTCGCCCCTTATATTGTGACAGGATCCATTTGGTTTGAAGATTCTGGGctcaaaaacatacacataacaaaacacattcatttctgCAAGAGCCTGTGACTGCATTGTGCCTGCATCCACCTTTCATGGCTCTTAGATGCTAccaacacacacttaaatacacataaaagagagagactgcTGCTGAGTCTTTGTCCAGAAACCAATGGATTACACTGGTTATAGAGGGAACCCAAGGTCGTTGTCTTCCTGTATTTATGGCTCTTTTTCTACTGGCTTCATTCTTctatagcttttttttctctagttACTTCTCTCCATTTTTGAGCTCTTTCTCTGCAGCACGTTACTTTGTCTGATCTTGCGGTACTTTTAGATAGTTAATGGTTGGATTTAAAAGGAATTAGCGCCTGTCTGCAGTTGCAGCAAGGTGACAAGATGTCaataaaaactcaaacattGCTCTGAAAACCACATACCATATCATTTAGATTATGGATAAagccaaatgtgtgtgtgctcttgttTGCCAGTCATCATGTTAGTCATGTTAATTCTTTGAATTAATAACTGTGCAATGCTAACAGGCATGAAGTGACACTAGTAACATTCTTAGCACTGTTAAGTAAGCTTTATCCTTGGGAAAAGAAACACgttttttacatttgtataaaggctgaacaggaagaaaggagacTGATCTGAAATCGCAGATTTGTCATATTATACATACTATTCTTAGTTTTCAGCTTTGTTTTACATTGTCTTTGGGAAAAAAGCACTTGGAACAATAAAATGTGAACAACCTGTAGATTCCTTCTCTGCTTCATGCGCAAGCGGGCAACAGAAAAGTTGCAGTTTCATATCTGGTTCACTTTTTGCTTGTAAGAAAGGCTTGATGTATCATTTCCTGCATTAACAGTCAAACTCTGTGGATCCAGGTCCAGTGTGTACAGTAGACTGCACCAAAGAGTTGGCCTttaatctctccctctctgcagcATAAGCTTTGTACAGTGTCCAGAAGAGACGGACAGTAATGTAGATTAAAGGCAAGAACTAAAAGGttggagttttcttttttttggggggggggggtgccttGAAAAATATTCAGGTGATTTCCAGATGTTTGGAAGCTGAAGCTGTTTCAGGTGTTTCTACTGCACACTGAGGTGTTGGATTTGAAAATAATAGATTGTATTAATACAGATGCTGTAATAATGCTTTTAGTCCCCTTAAAGTAATGTTGCCCGCTGTTTTTTCTATAAAGTCTCCTGCTCTGTCCATGTCTTCCCCTCTTCATTTTTCTGTAggttacaaaaataaacatttttcaaaatctaCTTGGAAATGTTTTGCTTCATGAACCATCATTGATGggataaaaaaaatctctgtagttactttttttttaaagtcagtaTTAAAATGCTACACAAATAGTCCTCGACACTACAGATACACCTTTTTGAAAAGTTGAACATGCCcctaatataaaaaacatggaACACTGGTAAGATGAATGCTGTCAGACACTGcaattgacatgtttatttaaaaaatgtaattgtgtcCCATAAGACTGTGCTTAGCATTTATGAGAATTAATTCTCTAGAGTTACAAGGTAtgggtaaaaaaaacccaaatcagaCTAAGGTTGGAGGTGGAAATGTAGGTGTCTCTAGGACAGGATGAActtcttttaaatgatttgtcCTTAATCTTTGAAACACGTCTGAATTCCTCATGTCAGTCTTGATGAAGTTTCATCTATCTCTTCCCTCTGCTGTCCACATGGGTCCTAGGCATTATCTGTGGCTGAGAGAAAAACAGCATTACTAGAAAAGACGAGGTAATGTCAATGTCAGCTCAGACAATGTTTTTGATAGTTTTGCTCTTGGCTTAGTCAAACCTCAGAGCTTCAAAAATAAAGGTCCTTGATGGTTGGTTCAAGGTTGCCCAGTCCCTGCTCCATTTCATTTTAACCCCAGACAATGCAGTTAACTgtcacccccgccccccccacaCTGCAACCTATAACTCTCCCCCTGCTATCTCCCTGCTGTCCAGCCCCTCATCTGAATCCATTTCTCTTTTACTTCTCTACATGTAAATCTTCATCTGGCCCCTCCCCTCCCGTCCCACATTTTTGCCACCCTGCCTCCAATCTGGTACCTTTTCCCTCCACCTGGAAGTCGTCGGGCAGCAGGTTGTCCTGCCGGCTGCCCAGGCTGAAGgcaaggaaggagaggatgagTGAGTCCATGATGCTGATGATGGCCAGTATGTAGGCCCAGCGCACCGTGCAGTTGCCCAGTGTGTACTTGTCAGTCCTCTGGCCACACATGCGCTTCACCTCCTCTGAGTCCCAGCCATCAGGATAGATCATACAGCCAATCACCATGCACGTACCTGAGAGGGAGGAATGGGATCATATTTAATGAACGAAATGTGCCAAAATGAGTTGTCTTATATGCCTCTGATCTCACTGATGATGTAGTGAAATGTATCTTTAAAATTTCTATTACAAATGCTTTCTTTATAATATCACATGATGATTGTAGGGTGGAGAGATATTCAGccagacacactgagacattcTGATGCTGTATTTTAATTCAAATCAAGTACTTTTGTCATCagccattttaaaaacatttttaggctttgacatttccaaatccaaGAAACTTACTATAATTTTGATGTGGAAAACCTGTTGATATTTGTGTTTGATTTCTATAAGTGACATTGTAACAGAGCATCTAGCTGCTCTGGTCACAAACCACCAAccaaacagacaaacaagcCAGCAGAGAAAGTAAGTATACACACTCCACTCATTCAAGTGTGTTGCTTAGCAACCCCTGAGCATCTCAACTCCATGAGATTAACTTGTTCATTCATTATTGACTCCGCAGGGCAACATCCCATCCCACCACCGTGTGTGGAGCCTTGTGAACTATCAGGTGACAAGATGAAACATTAGCACACAAACACGTCTCACTTTCCCTTTCTgagcctcacacacactttcaccttCACTCACTCCCAAAGTTCTCACGCTCATTTTTTCAGTGTCATCCTCATTTGAAAATAGATAATTATTAAACTACAAACTACTTCTCATGGGGTTACTAACACACCAGAAAGTAAAATTTTGATGCCATCCAAAACAAATATACAGCAGGTCAAGTATTATATGATATCAAGTCATTTTCAAACTGTACATGATCCAACCTGGGATCATGTACTCTATGTAATCTAAATGacagtcattattattacaataattctgcatatatagacacacactgTGACAGCACACCTCCACGTTCATCTGATTATCTCTTCCATACAGGCTAGACCTTTCACTTCCAGCTTCATCTGTTTACTAACTGCCTCATGTTTCAAAAACAGTCATGTTTCAGGTATAATAACTGGAGCCTTTTGAGGATTGTGCTCTGGGTTCCTACAATTTCATTTCAGTCTGCAAAGGGAAAgcactgaaatgtttattttttgtctagTTCATTTAGACTTGATGTTTCCTGGATTTTGTCAGTGCACCGTCAAACAACCTTGATTATGCAGTTGCATCTCTGTGGGTggtttgttttgtattaataaaatatgGGGCTCAAGTGTCCTTGAGAAGATAAAAGGGAGACCAAAAAGCTGGGGTCTAAGGTTAATGTTGATATCCCCACCCTGGTTAGATTAGATATTGTTTGGTGTTATAAGTTTCCTGCATAACACCCTATGATAAAAGGGACCCTTTTTTAATCTCTGTGAAATCTTTTGAAACTTGCTTTTGGTCAATCAATTCATTTGAATTTAACTGGACACTAAAACCTGTTTTGGTCAGTCCTTTTTAGATAAAACTATAATACATAAGTGGGTCAAAAACGACCTGGTGAGGTTGTTTTCTTGCAATATCTTGCTAAAAATTGTTATCACTTCATATTCCAGCTATTCCAGCTAGCTCCTCTAAAAATATGTTATTGATATTGtgccatttacattttttacttacattttatacattttacgAAACTCTAGTTTTTATATTACTACCCCAAGCTTCCATAGGGATTAATTTCCTATGGAATTTCATGGGAACTTTCGGTTCTTATCAACTGTGACTGTCaggaatatatattttgtgGACCACACagattatgttaaaaaaataagaaaatttaaaaaaatatttaaaacatgaattcacTTGTGTGGACccaaatataatacaaatgatTATTCTTAACCAAAATGACAAAAGTGGCATAAAAACCCATTGATTGTAACacgggtcatttttgacccacTAATAGAAGAGTGTAGGGTCCAGTCACTCGTGCATCTAAATTAAGTGAACTAATGTAGTAGAGGTCAGTGTGCTATTACATGTATGCTGGGCCCTTCAGTTTCTTTGCGTGTGCAGAGCCCATAACCTATCCTTTATCTTAAtacttttttgtgtattttttaataattagtgcACTGCATAGCCTAATAAATTTTGCATTTGACATGTCCTGTTCATGTGCAAAAATACAGTATACTTTAGGATTATAATGCATAACATCCAGTTCAAATGTTATGGAAACTGCCATAATGCCTGACAACATGCACAAACAGAGTATGCTCTTAGAAGCGCTATGGGCCAAACTCAAACTGTGCTCACTAGAGGCCAGCTGCATCCAGGCGCAGATCTTATAAACGCTGCCGGCgttgcagaagaagaagagactgaAGCAGACGATGCTGGCCACCACTAGCAGCATGGAGATCCCCACGAAGAACATGGCCGTTTTAAAGGCGCCGGACGGGATGGAGCCAAAGTCCAGTGGGCTCCCTTTACAGGTGAGCTCCGAGGTGAGAGCGTTCCCGATGCAATAGTGGAAGAGACCAAAGTATCCTGCCTGCGGCGTGTTAACGCTGTCTCCGATCCAGTAAGGTTGGATGAAAATCACCACGGTGATGACGGCGAAGGTGATGGTGAAAACCGTCCACAGCACACCTACAGCCCGGGCGTTGCGCACGTAGTTGGTGTGGTAGATTTTGGCTGCCTCCTGAGCCGGGAGCATGATGAGGAGAGGGGGACCTTCAACTGGCACCTCCTGGATAGTCTAAAAAGTTGAAACAATTAGTGAGTGAAAAAACTCCTTGGATCGAAActgctctcctttttttctgttaaagAGTGAAAAAGTGACCTCACAGtcttttgtttcctgtttacaaggttgacattttaattttaaagtccATCTTTCCTGTGATGAAGTGCTGGATCAAATGCGACTGAAGACGTTGAATAAGTTTCTCCAAAGTCTCGTTGTATTCAGAACCAGGGACAGCTTCCTTGTAGTGCTGGAAACACCTGTGTGAGAGAAGCTCCCCTTTCTGAGGCTCAGGCTGTCTGAGGGGCAGACTGGGTGAAGAACGATGAAAGCACCTGACACATTCAGTCCATCAGCATGGCCAGCTAAAGGCACAGGCCATAGGCTATAGGCAGTTGCCCAGGGCACCACCATATCTGATGAACGCTGGTTGCCCCTAGAGGAAAAAATAcgattaaaatagaaaatatagatGATTGGTGcccttcttcattttcttccttgaggtaaaaaaagaaagaagaagaagtaaataaatatattttgcacTTCTGTTTCTCACAACTTTTCATGATCCCTGCCCCTGTGCGCTCTGAAGAAGAGGGATGATCACATCACAGACAGCCCAAGCCTGTGATGAGATGTCAAGAGGTACAAGAGGTACAggtcacattttatttcataatgaaGAGGTCCAAACCTTCAGGTGCATGAGGAATTGGCAAACATCCTGGAAGGGGAAGGGTTGGTCAGCTGTGACATTTGTAATGACTAGTAGTGACACTGCATTACATCCTGTTCATTTGAGGGGGACatcatgttttctcttttttggggGTCCTTAGAGGGCCCCTCAAGTCCTCCAGTGCTATAAACTGTTGGATACCAGTGTAGTGTAAATGTTTCATTAGAATGTTACATTACTATTTAATCATGATAATTATATTTAGTAAAGGCTATACTGAAGATTGAGATGTATGGTTAAGAATGAATGTGTTTGGTTATTGTGGAGTTATTGTGATATAATATGCTCTTACAGATTCAAGTCACTACACTGTAACTCATAGATGTGAAATGTAACCagacaaaaaaagtgtgaaatatGTAACCAAATATACTCATGTTTacattattctttaaaaaaaacagtaagagcaaaaacaaaacataatggTATATTTTAAGGTTgaaacattgtttaaaaaaaacagtagtcAGAATGAACAATCAGAATGATTGAAACATGATTGTGTATTTTGAAGAAGGGACTttgttttaaatggaaaaaaacaagacaaaggtTTGACAATAGGGGTGTTCGCAGAAAGTTtgtgtgtaaaagaaaaaaggaggccAGTATGAGCTAGCATCGctgtggaggagaaaagagagggccAGTATAGGCCAAGGAGGGGATGATGTATTGTGTAGCAGAGAGATTGAAGGACTAGCGTCAAGGCCAGGTTTTGAGATTAGCGCCAGATGCAGAGCTGTTACAAGAGTGAGACAGGGCACAAGACGAACAAGAGCCAGTGTTGGACATGAGACAGAAACAATCCGTGTCAAATTTATAAGGAGGGATCCAGGAACTTTTCTTTTCCACAAGAACCACAGACCTCAGCAGCTTTTTTGCAGACCTCAGCAGTTTTTTGGGGTATAAAAAGGGGACAcctacattgttttttttagatcatttcttatagactttgtctgtgtgttggtCTCGGGTTTTGCTGCCGGCAATAAAACTCTACTGCACTCAACTGAGAAGCCTCCTGGTGATTTTTCAAGACAGAAGAATTTTTTGAACAACTGATCCAGTGTCCAATTGACCAATTTAACCCCACACCAGCAGTTAGGTTTTTCTCCAGTACTCAGAGGGGTGGACAGTTATTTGTAATCGTTGTATCAGCAGGCAGGGTCTTTCCTCTTGGGAGGCTGCAGTCCTCATATGATGAATGATTAATGGTTAAAATATCCGCAGGGTAGAGTGACACAGTGTGAGCCTGTA contains:
- the srpk1b gene encoding SRSF protein kinase 1b isoform X2, whose product is MQARKKRTRPRKPGKKPEPHGRGGGSQPGQADSPLPEQDEEILGSDDDEQEDPNDYCRGGYHHVKIGDLFNGRYHVIRKLGWGHFSTVWLAWDIQDKRFVAMKVVKSAEHYTETALDEIKLLKSVRNTDPSDPSREKVVQLLDDFKISGMNGTHVCMVFEVLGYHLLKWIIKSNYQGLPLPCVKSIIRQVLQGLDYLHTKCKIIHTDIKPENILLTVNEPYIKKMAAEATQWQKTGAAPPSGSAVSTAPAPKPMAKMSKNKKKKMKKKQKKQAEMLEKRIQEMEGGATPEGGEEEEDEETTETTEDTTSSTTLSMSATLQDIVNHTITDSTADEQSQQTSERSEQREIAAEEENRMEVNCNGHASMPESEASPEDKVHRTKKSTEELEDQQNANQPETKTEADDTLPSKEDHQACNGSSEDPDLKTQQLPDTLSPDSVTVEIKEGDKAEKKEEEMDTQGENKRKDDEEEDGQNGASGNLLVNPLEPINADKLQVKIADLGNACWVNKHFTDDIQTRQYRSLEVLIGSGYSTPADIWSTACMAFELATGDYLFEPHSGEDYSRDEDHIALIIELLGKVPRKLILAGKYSKEFFTKKGDLRHITKLKPWGLFDVLVEKYEWSKDEAYTFSSFLLPMLDLVPERRATAAQCLSHPWLAS
- the srpk1b gene encoding SRSF protein kinase 1b isoform X1 translates to MERKVLAMQARKKRTRPRKPGKKPEPHGRGGGSQPGQADSPLPEQDEEILGSDDDEQEDPNDYCRGGYHHVKIGDLFNGRYHVIRKLGWGHFSTVWLAWDIQDKRFVAMKVVKSAEHYTETALDEIKLLKSVRNTDPSDPSREKVVQLLDDFKISGMNGTHVCMVFEVLGYHLLKWIIKSNYQGLPLPCVKSIIRQVLQGLDYLHTKCKIIHTDIKPENILLTVNEPYIKKMAAEATQWQKTGAAPPSGSAVSTAPAPKPMAKMSKNKKKKMKKKQKKQAEMLEKRIQEMEGGATPEGGEEEEDEETTETTEDTTSSTTLSMSATLQDIVNHTITDSTADEQSQQTSERSEQREIAAEEENRMEVNCNGHASMPESEASPEDKVHRTKKSTEELEDQQNANQPETKTEADDTLPSKEDHQACNGSSEDPDLKTQQLPDTLSPDSVTVEIKEGDKAEKKEEEMDTQGENKRKDDEEEDGQNGASGNLLVNPLEPINADKLQVKIADLGNACWVNKHFTDDIQTRQYRSLEVLIGSGYSTPADIWSTACMAFELATGDYLFEPHSGEDYSRDEDHIALIIELLGKVPRKLILAGKYSKEFFTKKGDLRHITKLKPWGLFDVLVEKYEWSKDEAYTFSSFLLPMLDLVPERRATAAQCLSHPWLAS
- the lhfpl5a gene encoding LHFPL tetraspan subfamily member 5 protein, which gives rise to MLPAQEAAKIYHTNYVRNARAVGVLWTVFTITFAVITVVIFIQPYWIGDSVNTPQAGYFGLFHYCIGNALTSELTCKGSPLDFGSIPSGAFKTAMFFVGISMLLVVASIVCFSLFFFCNAGSVYKICAWMQLASSTCMVIGCMIYPDGWDSEEVKRMCGQRTDKYTLGNCTVRWAYILAIISIMDSLILSFLAFSLGSRQDNLLPDDFQVEGKATDNA